ACCACACCATCATACGACCGCTTCAGCTGCAGATAAACTTGCATCTGTCATCGGAATGGTCGCTGAAGGTGCGATTTCATTTGGCGTGACGCTCGCTCAAGGATTTAAAACGAATGATTTAGTACTCATTGGTTCGACATTAAAAGATAACGATGTCATGCAAGGTGTCATTCATAGCTACGGTTCACTAAAAGGAATAAAACCACACATCATCGAAAACGGTGAATATAGTGGTGCAATCGGTGCGATTTTAGTTACAAAACAATAAGTCGCTTACGGCCATACTCAATAATTTCGAGTGGTACGTTAAAGATATTCGTTAAATTATATTCTGTGATACATTCTGGTGAAGTCGTAAATGCGACTTCACCTTTTTTCATTCCGATTACTTTATCTGCATATTGTAATACGAGCGTGAGATCATGCACGTTCATAATAACGATTTTTTCTTTTGATAATTCTTTTATATAGTCAAACATCTCTTTTTTATATTTGACGTCGAGTCCTTCTTCAAGTTCATCGAAGATAAGTATCGGTTTATTTTCTAACACTGCTTGGACAAATACCGCACGCTTAAACTCCCCACCCGAAATATGAGATACAGATGTATCTTTTAAATCGTATAAAGAAAAACGTTTCAGTAAATCATCGCTACTTTTTTGACTCGTTAACTCGGCGAAGTCTTTAACTGTCATGTCAGGGCGATTTAAAAGTTGCGGGATATATGTGACGTGCTCTTTTAAATGAAACGGTGCATCGTTAAACAATACATCTCTCTCACTATATTGATAGCCGATTAAACCATTTAAAAGCGTCGTTTTCCCACTACCGTTACCCCCGATAATGATATTTAACCCATCATTAAAATGAAGTTCATTGATATTGAGCAAAAACGTATTAAATTGAACGGTTAATTTTTCAATGGATAGCTCCATACGACTCCTACTTTCGTGTAGATTAAATATTTCCCAAGAAATTTCTTATTCTTTATCTTCTGCCATACGTCTTAACTCATCGCGCGTCTCTTTTGGTAGCCCTTCGCCGTAATCCATCATTCTAACGATGTCTTTAAAAGCTGCACGTGGAATTTTTAAGTCTTCTAACTCGTCAATCTCAAACTGAAGTGTAATATCTGATTCGTGACCTGCTTTTAACTTATTTACGAAATCTGGTTCGGTAATAAATGGGCTCGACATTCCGACCATATCGCCAAATTGTAATGCTTCTAGTGCTTTTTCTGGCGTGTTAATACCTCCAGTAACCATAAGTGGGATTTTCCCTTTCACGTGATCATAGACAATCTTATTGACGTATTCACCTTCGTTTTCACCTTGTGCACGGACCGTCGCTTTATAAATGTTTCGACCCCAACTTGCGATTGCTAAATAGTCGAGCGGTCGAATAGATTCGAGTGCATCTACGAATTGTAAAAACTCTTCAACTGTATAACCGACGTCACTACCCCTTGTTTCTTCAGGTGTCCCTCTAAAGCCGAGCATAAAGTCTTTTGGCGCGTGAGTTTCAATAACATCTGCAACAGCTTGATATACTTCTAAACCAAATCGTGATCGGTCTTCTAACGTTTTACTACCATATTCGTCGTCACGCTCATTTGAAAATTTAGAGAAAAATGTTTGAATGAGTAATCGTTGTGCAGCTGATACTTCAACACCATCAAATCCCGCTTCAATTGCGCGCTTAGTTGCCTCGCGGTAATTATCAATCACCATGTCGATTTTACGTTTAGACATCGGCAACACTTGGTGTTTTACTGGCACATTTAACTCCATCAAACTCGGTCCATAAACGACGCCTAAATCTAAAATTGCTTGGTTAGAAAAACGTCCAGCATGTGTGAGTTGTAATATCGCTTTTCCACCAGACTGTTTCATCGCTTGTGCGAGTTTTTTTAATCCTTCAATTTTTTTATCATCTGCAACGCTATACCCGTATTCAAACAGTTGACCGTACGGTTCGATATACGCAGCCCCTGTTACGAGAATCGGCGCAGACTTGCTGCGTCGTTCGTGATATAAGACATCTTCAGTCGTTACTTCCCCGTCTTTAGTCGATGAATTTGTAATCATTGGAGACAATACAAAACGGTTATCAATGACGTCACCATTCGGCAGTTGAAATGGTTCAAATAGCGGTTCGTATTTTTCGTTCATTTTCTTACTCCTTTAATTGTAAGTTTGTCATTCTAGCATACCATATGCTTTCTTTGACTATAAAATTCAGTGCGACTATAATTATATATGCTTCATACATTAATTTTAATTTAAAAGGATTGATAATCATCGTTAAAATAAGCGTCCTTGATTACGCAGTGATTGATGAAGGGAAAGATGCAGTAACTGCAGTGAAAGAAGCAATCGAACTCGCTCAACATGCTGAAGCATTAAATTTCAGTCGATTCTTCGTCGCAGAGCATCACGATGTAAAATCATTTGCAAGCAGTTCACCAGAACTATTGATGATGAAACTACTCGATGAAACAAACGACATTCAAATTGGTTCAGCTGGTGTTATGTTGCCGCATTACAGTCCGTTAAAAGTTGCAGAAAACTTTCGTATGTTAGAAGCTTTTCACTGTGGACGTGTGAACTTAGGCTTTGGTAATACGTTCGGTACAGCTAAAGTACAACGTGCAATGGATACGAAAAAAGCTGATTTTGACTACGAACATCATATCGATACGTTGCAACAACATTTAACTAATGCGTCAAACATTACCGTTCACCCTGAAACTTCTTCAGCGCCTTCTATGTGGATGCTAAGTACGAGTGAACGTTCAGCGAAACTCGCAGCGAAACTCGGTGTCGGGTATATTTTCGGGTTATTTCCGTATGCATCTACCGATAAAATACCAACTGGACGACGGGCAATAAAGCAATTTAAAGAAATGTTTCAACCGTCAAAAACGAACGAAACACCTGTCACTATTGCAGCAGTTTTCGTCGTCATCTCAGATACGGATGAAAAAGCCGAGACACTCGCGAATGCTTTAGACGTATGGCTACTCGGTAAAAATAACTTTAACGAGTTCGAATACTTCCCATCTGTAGAAACAGCGAAAGCCTATGATTATACAGATGATGAACTGAAGCGTATGAAAGCCAACCGGACACGTATGGTCGTCGGGTCAAAAGAAACGGTAAAAGCAAAGCTATTGGATATTCAAAACGAACTTTCAGCTGATGAATTACTCATCATTCCGCTAATGCCAGGATTTAACAATAGAAAACATGCACTCACGTTAATACACGAGGCATTTAATTTATAAATTCGAAAATTTAGAAAGGATGTTTTTTATGAGAAAAACAGCAAACTACTTATGGATTGATAAAGATGGAGACACTTATACATTAGTGTTAACGCCTGAACTTCAAGACGATATCGGAACAGTTGGATACGTTCAGTTCAGTAAAGAGGACGTCGTTAAAAAAGGCGACTCACTACTTGAATTAGAAGGTTCTAAAACAGTATTAGACTTAATGTCACCACTTGCTGGGACAGTCGTTGAACGAAATACAAAAGCAATCGACACACCAGAAATTTTAAACGCTTCAGACGCAAACGAAAGCTGGGTTGTAAAACTGACAGACGTCGATGAAGATGCATTTAATGCGTTAGACGACGCACAATAATGTTAGATCGCTTACAATTTTTAATTGTAAGCTTTTTTCTAGTAAAGAGGGTTTTATGTTATGAGACTAAACGAAGTAAATGATTTAATACATTATTTACAAGATGAACAAAATATCGCGCACACATCTGCAAGAGATTTTGAACATGCATTTACGTTATACCGTGAACTCGTCAACGTGCGTAAGCCGAAGCCTTTACCTGAGAAATATTTACGCATCCAAGATGAGTTTTTAAAGTCAATTAACGACACGGTTGTTCATCTTAAAGATTTAGAAGAAGTTGAAAGACAAATCTATATGTTTAAAGGCGATATAACAACACTCGCTGTTGATGGTATTGTGAATGCAGCAAACGCTGATTTACTCGGCTGCTTTATAAAAGGCCACGCGTGTATTGATAATATCATCCACACGAAAGCTGGTGTTCAGCTACGCTATGAATGTCACGAAATTATGGAAGCACAAGGTCGTAAAGAAGCAGTCGGTCGCGCGAAAATGACAGACGCTTATAACTTACCATCAAAATACGTATTTCACACAGTCGGCCCGTACATTAAAGGTGATGGCCCTTCAAAAATGCAGCAAGATTTACTTAAACAATGTTATAAAAGTGTTCTTACATTAGCAGATGAGCACAATTTAGAGAGCATCGCATTTTGTAGTATTTCTACAGGGGTGTTTCGCTTCCCTAAACCGCTCGCTGCTGAAATCGCAATAAAAACAGTCAAAGATTATTTAAAAGAAACAAACTCTAATATAAAAGTCATCTTTAACGTATTCTCCGATGAAGATAAAATGATATATAAGAACATATTACGTTAGAAAGGAAATACTATGTCTACTTGGAACTACAACACAAATTCAGACAGTGAAACGCTCGCTTCACTCATAAAAGATGCGGATGCTGTCGTCGTTGGTGTCGGCGCTGGGATGTCTGCTTCAGATGGTTTCACTTATGTCGGTGACCGTTTTAAAAAGAACTTTCCAGATTTTATTGAAAAGTACGGATGGTTCGACATGTTACAAGCGAGTCTTTTTGACTTTCCGACGACTGAAGAGTATTGGGCGTTTCAAAGTCGCTTCGTCAAGCTAAATTATATCGATCAACCGGTCGGTAAATCGTATGTAGCACTTAAAGAAATGCTCGAACATACACCGTACTTTGTCATTACGACAAACGCAGATAACGCTTTTTATAAAGCAGACTATGATATGGATAAAGTATTCTACTATCAAGGTGAATATGCGTTAATGCAGTGTAGTCAGTTTTGCCATAACGAGACGTACCGAGATGACGAAATGATGTTAAAAATGGTCGAACAACAACAAGATATGAAAGTACCATACGACCTAATTCCGTTTTGTCCAAAATGTAACGCAAAGTTAGAGATTAACAAACGTAACGCCGAAAAAGGCATGGTCGAAAGTCCACACTTCTTCGAGCAAAAAGCGCGATACGAAGCGTTTCTTAACGAGCATAAATCCGGAAAAGTCATCTATTTAGAAATCGGTGTCGGCTATACGACGCCACAGTTTATCAAACATCCGTTTTGGCGATTCACATGTCAAAATAAAGACGCTAAATTTGTTACGATGAACCAAAAATCATACCGAATTCCTGATGATATTAAAGAGCAGTCGATCGCTTTAACAGATGATATTCAAACGACGATTGTCAAAGCAAATCACATTTTAAAGGAGCAACAACATGTATCTAATTGAACCATTTCGTAACGGAAAATATGTAGACGACGGTGCATACGCACTCGCAATGCAAGTATATGTCAATGAAAATATATTTTTAGATGAAGGAATTATATTTCCGTATTATTGCCAACCTAAAATTGAAATCGGACGTTTCCAAAACGCTCGTGCAGAAGTGAACCAAGACTATTTAGACGAAAACGGCATTATCGTCGTACGCCGTGACACTGGAGGCGGAGCAGTACTCGTCGATGAAGGTGCAGTAAACGTTTGTTTCTTAATCCCTGAAGACAGTAGAATATACGGTGACTACAAGAAAATGTACGCCCCTGTCATTCAAGCCCTGAAAAATCTCGGAGTTAAAAATGTCGAGCAAAGCGGAAGAAACGATCTTTTAATAGACGGTAAAAAAGTATCTGGTGCAGCGATGACAAAATCAAACGGACGCGTATATGGTGGTTTCTCTCTACTACTCGACATTCACCCTGAACGTATGCTTGAGTCATTAAATCCGAATCAAAAGAAAATCGAATCAAAAGGTATTAAATCTGTAAGAAGTCGCGTAACGAGCATTCGCGAACATTTAAAACCAGAACTTCAAAATGTTACGACAGATGAATTTAAAGACCTCATCATTAAAGAACTTCTCAATATTCAATCTGTAGATGAAGCAAAACGCTACGAACTAACTGACGAAGACTGGCAGAAAATCGATGAACTCGTCGAAAAGAAATATAAAAACTGGGACTGGAACTATGGTAACTCTCCAAACTATAGTTATCAAAGAGATGGCCGTACGACAGCTGGAACGATTGATATCAGTTTAGAAATCGTCGAAGGTCGTATCGACAAATGCCAAATCTACGGTGACTTCTTCGGTCAAGGACAAATCGACGACGTGAGCGCGCACTTAATCGGCACAAAAGTAAAACGAGAAGATCTATTAGAACGATTAGCAGAAATCGATTTAAACTATTACTTCGGTAATTTATCAAAAGAAGAACTGACAGATTTAATTTTAAGCTAATAAAAACGACCGTAGTTAACGACTCATAAGAGTTCGAAACTACGGCCTTTTTATTTGGTGAGGGTGCGTCGTTATAGCTTTATTTTACGCAAAACGCATTTGTGTAAACGAGTGTCTGATTACGTTGACAATTACGAGAATTGTGTCAACGTACGGACTATCCCTTTTACGCAAATCCATTTTATATTAAAAGATGAAAAACTATTTAACGCAAATTGCTTTTCTGTTAAAGCATGCTACTTTTATTTAACGATTAGAGCATTTGCGTTAACATATACGGAACTGATTTGACGCAAATCCATTTTGCATTAAAAGATGAAAAACTATTTAACGCAAATCGCTTTTACATTAAAGGACATCTCATTACGTTGACAATTAAAACAACTACACCAAAGAAATAAAAAAACGACCGTGATTATTCACGGTCGTCTGTCATGTCTTCTACACTCGGACGGTGTTTTTTATATGAAAATAGTAACAGTGTAAATAGAATGAATAGTACTAACAATAATGCAAATATTAGGACGTAACTGAGTGGATTTTCTTGCGTAATTACGCTCGTAATTGAAAATATAATTCCACCAGTAAATAATGCACCTACAAATGCATAAATTATGACTTGCCAATTTTTCATCATAATACTAATTCCCCTCATTGTTCGTACGTTCACTGTAACATGACTACTACTTCATTTAACAGTCATTTTTGACTAATTCGTTACATTTCTACTCTTTCCATAAATGACTGATTGATTGGAATCGCTCGACGACTTCATCTAACTCTTCATCTGCAATTGCGAGTGATACACGAATTCGGTTTTCACCAAGTGATCCGAACGGGAATCCTGGAATGACCATAATCGACTGTTCTTCTAATAGATATTCAAAGAACGACTCACTATTAAAGCCTTTTGGTACTTCGACCCATCCAAACATACCACCGTCAATATCATTTAACGGGATACCGACTTCACGAAGTCCTGACACGAATTTGTCACGGCGACGTTTAAATATTTCGTTTTGTTTTAATAAGAATTCATCGGATTCGTTTAACGCCGTTGCGGCAGCTTCTTGTTGAACACCCCACATTCCTGCATGTGCAAACGACTGATATAAATTCAGCGCGCCGACCATATCTTTGTTACCGACCGCAAATCCTATTCGGAATCCAGACATGTTAAACGCTTTTGATAATGAGAAAAATTCCATCGACGTTTCAAAGTTTTTGTCACTTTCAAGAATGCTCGGTGGCTTTCCTTCAAATCCGAATGCAGCATACGCGAAATCGTTGATCAGCATAATGTCCGTATCTTTAAATCTTTCGACTGTTTCATCGAAAAACTCTTTTGTCGCAACTGCACCGACTGGGTTTGATGGATAGTTTAAAATGATTAAACGTGCGTTGTCTAATTCTTTTTCATCTAAATTATCAAAGTCCGGTAAGAAATCATTTTCTTTTAGTAACGGTAAATCATATACTTCACCATTCGCTAGTTTTACTCCTGGTACATAATCGATATATCCAGGATTTGGCACGTATACCCCTTCTCCTGGCTCGATAAAGAGACTTGGGAAGTTAATGATTGCATTTTTTGAACCGTATAATAGTGCGATGTTTTCATCTTCTAACTCGACATCGTAATGTCTTTTATAAAAGTCTTTAACAGCTTGCATTAAGTTTTCGCGAACGTTAACACCTGCGTATTTGTGGTTTTGAATGTCG
Above is a genomic segment from Nosocomiicoccus massiliensis containing:
- a CDS encoding aminotransferase class I/II-fold pyridoxal phosphate-dependent enzyme: MANKRLMQLEGDFFMSLRKRLEKIKLGDKPLLNMSIGVPDGRTPDHVLENVKETIDDIQNHKYAGVNVRENLMQAVKDFYKRHYDVELEDENIALLYGSKNAIINFPSLFIEPGEGVYVPNPGYIDYVPGVKLANGEVYDLPLLKENDFLPDFDNLDEKELDNARLIILNYPSNPVGAVATKEFFDETVERFKDTDIMLINDFAYAAFGFEGKPPSILESDKNFETSMEFFSLSKAFNMSGFRIGFAVGNKDMVGALNLYQSFAHAGMWGVQQEAAATALNESDEFLLKQNEIFKRRRDKFVSGLREVGIPLNDIDGGMFGWVEVPKGFNSESFFEYLLEEQSIMVIPGFPFGSLGENRIRVSLAIADEELDEVVERFQSISHLWKE
- a CDS encoding lipoate--protein ligase, whose amino-acid sequence is MYLIEPFRNGKYVDDGAYALAMQVYVNENIFLDEGIIFPYYCQPKIEIGRFQNARAEVNQDYLDENGIIVVRRDTGGGAVLVDEGAVNVCFLIPEDSRIYGDYKKMYAPVIQALKNLGVKNVEQSGRNDLLIDGKKVSGAAMTKSNGRVYGGFSLLLDIHPERMLESLNPNQKKIESKGIKSVRSRVTSIREHLKPELQNVTTDEFKDLIIKELLNIQSVDEAKRYELTDEDWQKIDELVEKKYKNWDWNYGNSPNYSYQRDGRTTAGTIDISLEIVEGRIDKCQIYGDFFGQGQIDDVSAHLIGTKVKREDLLERLAEIDLNYYFGNLSKEELTDLILS
- a CDS encoding protein-ADP-ribose hydrolase, translated to MRLNEVNDLIHYLQDEQNIAHTSARDFEHAFTLYRELVNVRKPKPLPEKYLRIQDEFLKSINDTVVHLKDLEEVERQIYMFKGDITTLAVDGIVNAANADLLGCFIKGHACIDNIIHTKAGVQLRYECHEIMEAQGRKEAVGRAKMTDAYNLPSKYVFHTVGPYIKGDGPSKMQQDLLKQCYKSVLTLADEHNLESIAFCSISTGVFRFPKPLAAEIAIKTVKDYLKETNSNIKVIFNVFSDEDKMIYKNILR
- a CDS encoding ABC transporter ATP-binding protein — protein: MELSIEKLTVQFNTFLLNINELHFNDGLNIIIGGNGSGKTTLLNGLIGYQYSERDVLFNDAPFHLKEHVTYIPQLLNRPDMTVKDFAELTSQKSSDDLLKRFSLYDLKDTSVSHISGGEFKRAVFVQAVLENKPILIFDELEEGLDVKYKKEMFDYIKELSKEKIVIMNVHDLTLVLQYADKVIGMKKGEVAFTTSPECITEYNLTNIFNVPLEIIEYGRKRLIVL
- a CDS encoding MsnO8 family LLM class oxidoreductase, which gives rise to MTIKFSATIIIYASYINFNLKGLIIIVKISVLDYAVIDEGKDAVTAVKEAIELAQHAEALNFSRFFVAEHHDVKSFASSSPELLMMKLLDETNDIQIGSAGVMLPHYSPLKVAENFRMLEAFHCGRVNLGFGNTFGTAKVQRAMDTKKADFDYEHHIDTLQQHLTNASNITVHPETSSAPSMWMLSTSERSAKLAAKLGVGYIFGLFPYASTDKIPTGRRAIKQFKEMFQPSKTNETPVTIAAVFVVISDTDEKAETLANALDVWLLGKNNFNEFEYFPSVETAKAYDYTDDELKRMKANRTRMVVGSKETVKAKLLDIQNELSADELLIIPLMPGFNNRKHALTLIHEAFNL
- a CDS encoding NADH-dependent flavin oxidoreductase, producing the protein MNEKYEPLFEPFQLPNGDVIDNRFVLSPMITNSSTKDGEVTTEDVLYHERRSKSAPILVTGAAYIEPYGQLFEYGYSVADDKKIEGLKKLAQAMKQSGGKAILQLTHAGRFSNQAILDLGVVYGPSLMELNVPVKHQVLPMSKRKIDMVIDNYREATKRAIEAGFDGVEVSAAQRLLIQTFFSKFSNERDDEYGSKTLEDRSRFGLEVYQAVADVIETHAPKDFMLGFRGTPEETRGSDVGYTVEEFLQFVDALESIRPLDYLAIASWGRNIYKATVRAQGENEGEYVNKIVYDHVKGKIPLMVTGGINTPEKALEALQFGDMVGMSSPFITEPDFVNKLKAGHESDITLQFEIDELEDLKIPRAAFKDIVRMMDYGEGLPKETRDELRRMAEDKE
- a CDS encoding SIR2 family NAD-dependent protein deacylase, which gives rise to MSTWNYNTNSDSETLASLIKDADAVVVGVGAGMSASDGFTYVGDRFKKNFPDFIEKYGWFDMLQASLFDFPTTEEYWAFQSRFVKLNYIDQPVGKSYVALKEMLEHTPYFVITTNADNAFYKADYDMDKVFYYQGEYALMQCSQFCHNETYRDDEMMLKMVEQQQDMKVPYDLIPFCPKCNAKLEINKRNAEKGMVESPHFFEQKARYEAFLNEHKSGKVIYLEIGVGYTTPQFIKHPFWRFTCQNKDAKFVTMNQKSYRIPDDIKEQSIALTDDIQTTIVKANHILKEQQHVSN
- a CDS encoding glycine cleavage system protein H; this encodes MRKTANYLWIDKDGDTYTLVLTPELQDDIGTVGYVQFSKEDVVKKGDSLLELEGSKTVLDLMSPLAGTVVERNTKAIDTPEILNASDANESWVVKLTDVDEDAFNALDDAQ